Proteins from a genomic interval of Streptococcus sp. D7B5:
- the dapA gene encoding 4-hydroxy-tetrahydrodipicolinate synthase, translated as MSYQDLKECKIITAFITPFHEDGSINFDAIPALIEHLLAHHTDAILLAGTTAESPTLTHDEELELFAAVQKIVNGRVPLIAGVGTNDTRDSIEFVKEVAEFGGFAAGLAIVPYYNKPSQEGMYQHFKAIADASDLPIIIYNIPGRVVVELTPETMLRLADHPNIIGVKECTSLANMAYLIEHKPEEFLIYTGEDGDAFHAMNLGADGVISVASHTNGDEMHEMFTAIAESDMKKAAAIQRKFIPKVNALFSYPSPAPVKAVLNYMGFEAGPTRLPLVPAPEEDAKRIIKVVVDGDYEATKATVTGVLRPDY; from the coding sequence ATGTCTTATCAAGATTTAAAAGAGTGTAAAATCATCACGGCCTTTATTACCCCTTTCCATGAGGATGGTTCCATCAACTTTGATGCTATTCCAGCCTTGATTGAGCATTTATTGGCCCATCACACAGATGCAATTCTTCTAGCTGGAACGACTGCTGAGAGTCCAACTTTGACCCACGATGAGGAGTTGGAACTCTTTGCGGCTGTACAAAAGATTGTTAATGGACGTGTTCCTTTGATTGCGGGTGTAGGTACCAATGATACGCGTGACTCGATTGAGTTTGTCAAAGAAGTCGCAGAATTTGGCGGTTTCGCTGCTGGACTTGCAATCGTACCATACTACAACAAACCTTCACAAGAAGGCATGTATCAGCACTTTAAAGCTATTGCAGATGCTTCTGACTTGCCTATTATCATCTATAACATTCCAGGGCGTGTAGTAGTGGAATTAACTCCAGAAACCATGCTTCGTTTGGCTGACCATCCAAATATCATTGGTGTCAAAGAATGTACCAGCTTGGCAAATATGGCTTACTTGATTGAGCACAAGCCAGAAGAATTCTTGATTTATACAGGTGAAGATGGAGATGCCTTCCATGCCATGAACCTTGGTGCGGATGGGGTTATTTCTGTTGCCTCCCATACAAATGGAGATGAGATGCACGAGATGTTCACTGCCATTGCAGAAAGCGATATGAAGAAAGCTGCAGCTATTCAGCGTAAATTCATTCCTAAGGTCAATGCCCTCTTCTCTTATCCAAGTCCTGCTCCAGTTAAGGCAGTTTTGAACTACATGGGATTTGAAGCGGGGCCAACTCGTCTACCTCTTGTTCCAGCACCAGAAGAAGATGCCAAACGCATCATCAAAGTTGTCGTAGATGGCGACTACGAAGCGACTAAGGCAACTGTAACAGGTGTCCTTAGACCAGATTACTAA
- the mnmE gene encoding tRNA uridine-5-carboxymethylaminomethyl(34) synthesis GTPase MnmE, with protein sequence MITREFDTIAAISTPLGEGAIGIVRLSGTDSFAIAQKIFKGKDLSKVASHTLNYGHIVDPQTGKVMDEVMVGAMKSPKTFTREDIIEINTHGGIAVTNEILQLAIREGARLAEPGEFTKRAFLNGRVDLTQAEAVMDIIRAKTDKAMNIAVKQLDGSLSDLINNTRQEILNTLAQVEVNIDYPEYDDVEEATTAVVREKTMEFEQLLTNLLRTARRGKILREGISTAIIGRPNVGKSSLLNNLLREDKAIVTDIAGTTRDVIEEYVNINGVPLKLIDTAGIRETDDIVEQIGVERSRKALKEADLVLLVLNASEPLTAQDRQLLEISQDTNRIILLNKTDLQEAIETEELPEDIIRISVLKNRNIDKIEERINNLFFENAGLVEQDATYLSNARHISLIEKAVESLQAVNEGLELGMPVDLLQVDLTRTWEILGEITGDAAPDELITQLFSQFCLGK encoded by the coding sequence ATGATTACACGTGAATTTGATACCATCGCTGCTATCTCTACTCCACTAGGTGAAGGAGCCATTGGTATTGTCCGCTTGAGCGGAACAGATAGTTTTGCCATTGCGCAAAAGATTTTTAAAGGAAAAGACTTGAGCAAGGTTGCAAGCCATACCCTCAACTACGGTCACATTGTTGACCCGCAGACAGGGAAGGTCATGGACGAAGTTATGGTTGGAGCTATGAAGTCTCCAAAGACCTTCACTCGTGAGGATATTATCGAGATTAACACTCACGGTGGGATTGCGGTGACCAATGAGATTCTCCAACTAGCTATCCGTGAAGGAGCTCGGTTAGCAGAACCTGGTGAATTTACCAAGCGTGCCTTTCTAAACGGTCGTGTGGACTTAACACAGGCTGAGGCGGTGATGGACATCATCCGTGCTAAGACAGATAAGGCCATGAATATTGCAGTCAAACAATTGGACGGTTCTCTTTCTGACCTCATTAATAATACTCGCCAAGAAATCCTCAATACACTTGCCCAAGTTGAGGTTAATATCGACTATCCTGAGTATGACGATGTTGAGGAAGCCACTACTGCAGTCGTCCGTGAGAAAACAATGGAGTTTGAGCAATTGCTAACCAATCTCCTTAGAACAGCTCGTCGTGGTAAAATCCTTCGTGAAGGAATTTCCACTGCTATCATCGGACGCCCCAACGTTGGGAAATCCAGTCTTCTCAACAATCTCCTTCGTGAAGACAAGGCTATTGTAACAGATATCGCTGGTACGACACGAGATGTTATCGAAGAATACGTCAACATTAACGGGGTTCCTCTCAAATTGATTGATACAGCTGGTATCCGTGAAACAGATGACATCGTGGAACAAATCGGTGTCGAACGTTCTAGAAAAGCCCTCAAGGAAGCTGACTTGGTCCTGCTTGTCTTAAATGCTAGCGAACCTCTAACTGCCCAAGACCGACAACTTCTTGAAATTAGTCAAGATACTAATCGAATCATTCTCCTCAACAAAACTGACCTGCAAGAAGCTATTGAAACAGAGGAACTTCCAGAAGATATCATCCGCATTTCAGTCCTTAAAAATCGAAACATCGATAAGATTGAAGAACGCATTAACAACCTCTTCTTTGAAAATGCTGGTTTGGTCGAGCAAGATGCTACTTACCTATCTAATGCCCGTCATATTTCCTTGATTGAGAAGGCCGTTGAAAGCCTACAAGCAGTTAATGAAGGTCTTGAACTGGGTATGCCAGTTGATTTGCTTCAAGTTGACTTGACCCGTACTTGGGAAATTCTCGGAGAAATCACTGGAGATGCCGCACCTGATGAACTCATCACCCAACTCTTTAGCCAATTCTGTTTAGGAAAATAA
- a CDS encoding 4-oxalocrotonate tautomerase, which yields MPFVRIDLFEGRTLEQKKALAKEVTEAVVRNTGAPQSAVHVIINDMPEGTYFPQGEMRTK from the coding sequence ATGCCATTTGTACGCATCGATTTATTTGAAGGTCGCACGCTCGAGCAAAAGAAAGCTCTTGCTAAGGAAGTAACGGAAGCTGTTGTCCGCAACACTGGAGCCCCTCAATCAGCCGTCCATGTCATCATCAACGACATGCCAGAAGGAACTTACTTCCCACAAGGGGAAATGCGCACCAAATAA
- a CDS encoding thymidine kinase translates to MAQLYYRYGTMNSGKTIEILKVAYNYEEQGKGVVIMTSALDTRDGVGYVSSRIGMKRPAIAIEETTDIFGYIRDLPEKPYCVLVDEAQFLKRHHVYDLARVVDELDIPVMAFGLKNDFRNELFEGSKYLLLLADKIDEIKTICQFCKKKATMVLRTQDGVPVYDGEQIQIGGNETYISVCRKHYFAPEINKENEEK, encoded by the coding sequence ATGGCACAGTTGTATTATCGTTATGGGACTATGAACTCAGGTAAAACGATTGAGATTCTCAAGGTGGCCTATAACTATGAGGAGCAAGGAAAGGGAGTTGTGATTATGACTTCGGCTCTGGATACGCGTGACGGTGTTGGCTATGTGTCGAGTCGAATCGGCATGAAACGCCCAGCAATTGCGATTGAGGAAACGACAGATATCTTCGGCTATATCCGAGACTTACCTGAGAAACCATACTGTGTGTTGGTCGATGAGGCCCAGTTTCTCAAGCGTCACCATGTTTACGACCTAGCTCGTGTTGTGGACGAGCTAGACATACCTGTCATGGCTTTTGGTTTGAAGAATGACTTTCGCAATGAATTGTTCGAAGGCTCCAAATATCTCTTGCTTTTAGCAGATAAAATCGATGAGATTAAAACCATTTGTCAGTTTTGTAAGAAAAAGGCGACCATGGTGTTGCGTACGCAGGATGGTGTGCCAGTCTATGATGGCGAACAAATTCAGATCGGTGGAAATGAAACCTATATCTCAGTCTGCCGAAAACATTATTTTGCACCTGAAATCAATAAGGAGAATGAAGAAAAATGA